In Desulfonatronum thiodismutans, the genomic window CTGCTCATCGCCATCATCCTGACCGCCGGCTTGGCGTTTGACGGTGGAATCCTGGGCTTCCAGCGCTTCGGGATTCAGGAAACCTGCGTGCTCTGTTACGCCGTCGGCGTGACCTTGTTGCTGATCCTGCTGGCTTTCGGCGCGGCCCGGAAGTCCCTGGCCGCGGTGGTCATGGGGTTGGCCGTCTGGACCGCGGCCTTTGCTTCTCAGGCCATGTTTCTGTTCCCCGAGCGAACCCCGGACCTGCGGGAAACCGTCCTGGTCACCCACCGCGCGGATACGTCCACCTACCCTCAACTCTACTACTTTTTCAGCCTGCATTGCCCGTTTTGCACCCATGTCCTGGCCAGTCTGGCCACGCATCCCCCGGTCAGCGGCGAATGGAACCTCGTGCCCCTGGACACTCAGCCCGAGGACCAGCGCAAACTTACGGCTCTCCTCGACCTGCCGGAAACCGCCGACAATCCGTTTCAAGCCATTCTCCTGGTGGAGCGAGCGGCCGCTCCGGACATTGCCATTCAGCCAAAGGTCTCCGAGGCCGCGCGCAAGGGCGGCACGTTCCTGCGCAACAGCGGCTTCCGCGGCGTCCCCCTGCTCATCGTCCAGGAAACCCCCACCAAACGCGTCGTCCTCCAGGGCCGCGATCCCATCCTGAACTATCTGCTGGAAAAACGGATCATTCCATTTCGACTGTTTTTCTGACCGCCACGCTTTAACACGCGAGTAGCAGCCACTGCCACCCGCCTCGGCAGCCGCATCTCCCGACCACGACGGCCAAGGTTACAGTGAGGTATGGACGTACTTGACGTTGCAGTTCGGAAGATTATGTGAAGCCAACGGTAATGAACACGATCTGATCGATACGAAACAGAGAGGAGGAATATGCATAATCGATATTCCGGCTTTGCACGACGAATTGGGGCCCGGGCCATGACCAGACGGGATTTTATTTGGTTGGCCACGGTGGGAACAGCTGGGGCGGCCACGGGCTGCGCCGTCAATCCAGTCACCGGACAGCAGCAGTTGATGTTTCTGTCCGAGGCCAATGAAATCGCTTTGGACAAGGAACATTCGCCGCATCAGTTTTCCTCGGATTACGGAGCGGTCCAGGACGTTCGGCTGAATCAGTACATCACTACGGTGGGGGAGAGCATGACGGGGTTCACCCATCGCCCGCACATGCCGTACTCATATCGGTGCGTGAACGCGACCTACGTCAATGCCTACACCTTCCCCGGAGGCAGCATGGCCACCACCAGAGGGATCATGCTGGAAATGCAGGACGAAGCGGAGCTGGCCGGGCTGCTGGGCCACGAGATGGGCCATGTCAACGCCCGGCATACGGCGGCGCGGATGTCGACGGGCATCCTGACCAGCGTGGTCCTCCTGGGCGCTTCGGCGGCCCTGGCGTCCCAAGGCGAGACCTGGGGAGCCGTTGCCGCTGGTTTGGGCGGGGTGGCCGCCGGGGCGCTGTTGGCTCACTATAGCCGCAACGACGAGCGGCAGGCGGACAGTCTGGGCATGGAGTATATGACCAAGTCCGGATACAGCCCCGAGGGCATGGTCGGCCTGATGGACGTGTTGCGCAAGATGCAGAAGAACAATCCCTCGGCCATTGAGATGATGTTCTCCACCCACCCCATGAGCGAGGAGCGCTACCAGACCGCGGTCCGGGAGGCCGGGAGCACGCATGCCCACGCCCGAACCCAGCCTCTGTATCGCGAACGCTACATGGACCACACCGCCGGCCTGCGCCAGATCAAGGGGGCCATCGAGAAGATGCAGGAAGGGGAAAAGCTGATGCGCCAGGAACGATTTTCTCCGGCTGAAACCGCCCTGGACGACGCCTTGCGTCAGGCCCCGGAGGATTACGCCGGGTTGGTGCTGATGGCCAAGTGCCAACTGGCCATGGATCGGCCCCAGCGGGCCGAGTTCTTCGCGGACAAGGCCCGGAACATCTATCCCGCCGAAGCTCAGGCCCATCATGTCAGCGGCGTGGCCAAACTGAATCTGAAACAGTTCGATGCAGCTTACGATCAGTTTGACCGTTATGAAAAATTGCTTCCCGGAAATCCGAACACGGTCTTTCTCAAGGGCATTTCCCTGGAAGCCATGGGTCGCCGCAGTCAGTCCGCCCAGGAATACCAGCGTTTTCTCGGCAGCGTCCGCCAGGGTGGACAAGCCGAGCACGCCTACGGCCGCCTGGTGGAATGGGGCTATATCTCGCCTTGAGCACTTGCTCCGATCGTCGTCGGAAAGGTGAATCACGGCCTCCATTTTGCATTTCCCTGGCAGGCTGAATTTTTTGACCACCTCAACCGTCGACAAGGAAGGAGCAATACTATGAGAATCGATGGCGCTGACAGTGTTTTTGCCGGCCATGACTATCTGAAGACCCTCCAGGATAAAATTCAGGACCTCAAGCGAGGTGTCGAACCTCGAATGGCCGGGGATAAGACGAGTATTCATCCGCGCCACTCCTTTACGAGTACGAGCGGAGAGGTCTCATCCGGCGATGTCCGGCAAAGTCTCGAACAGATCAAACATTCCGGGCAAGGCGCTCAGTTGGGGAACCTGCATGCCAATTTGAACATGGACCGGGTCCGGGAACTGTTAAGTCCTTTGGGATGAGTGTTTGGCTTGGGCGTTTTTTCGATTCCGATTTTGACTTTTGAGGTTCACGAACTCAATTCCGCTTCATATCCATCTCTCTCGGGTTGACGCCGTCGCATAAAATATTATCTGTAGGCACTTTTTGCTGTGTGGCGCATTATAAAACATCCCGAGTAAGGAAAAGGAGAACGGATATGAACGTGGAAGCATCGCAAGGCACTGGTGAAACCAGGGAGTTTCAGGCCGAGGTCAAGAAGATCCTCGATATCGTGATCAACTCGCTGTACACGGAGCGGGAAATTTTCCTTCGGGAGCTGATTTCCAACTCCGCGGACGCGTTGGAGCGGTATCGGCATCAGAGTTTGACCGACCCGGGGGCGGACCCGGACCTGCCCCTGGAAATCCGGATCACGGTGGACAAGGACGCCAAGACCCTATCTATCACGGATACCGGCATCGGAATGGATCGCGGCGAGTTGGAAGCCAACCTGGGGACCATCGCCCACTCCGGAACCAAGACCTTCCTGTCCCAACTGGCCGAGGGGACCAAGGACGTCAACCTGAT contains:
- a CDS encoding M48 family metalloprotease, which translates into the protein MHNRYSGFARRIGARAMTRRDFIWLATVGTAGAATGCAVNPVTGQQQLMFLSEANEIALDKEHSPHQFSSDYGAVQDVRLNQYITTVGESMTGFTHRPHMPYSYRCVNATYVNAYTFPGGSMATTRGIMLEMQDEAELAGLLGHEMGHVNARHTAARMSTGILTSVVLLGASAALASQGETWGAVAAGLGGVAAGALLAHYSRNDERQADSLGMEYMTKSGYSPEGMVGLMDVLRKMQKNNPSAIEMMFSTHPMSEERYQTAVREAGSTHAHARTQPLYRERYMDHTAGLRQIKGAIEKMQEGEKLMRQERFSPAETALDDALRQAPEDYAGLVLMAKCQLAMDRPQRAEFFADKARNIYPAEAQAHHVSGVAKLNLKQFDAAYDQFDRYEKLLPGNPNTVFLKGISLEAMGRRSQSAQEYQRFLGSVRQGGQAEHAYGRLVEWGYISP